GCCATTAACATGTGGCTGGATAGGGATATAGACGCTCTCATGCTGAGAACAAAGAATAGGCCCTTACCGTCCGGCTCATTAAGCACAGTCGAGTGTGCAGTATATGGTTCCTTTCTTTTTGCTTTGGGTTTTGCAATAGGGCTGAAGGTCAGTCTGGAATTTGCGTTTATAGTGTTTATGGGGCTGTTTTTCGATATAGTTATCTACACCGTCCTGCTGAAAAGAAAGAGTCCGTATTCAATAGTACTTGGAGGTTTCGCTGGAGCGATGCCGGCACTTGGAGGATGGGTTGCTGTGCAGGGCTTCACCCTTCCGGGATTCATTATCGCTGCGATAGTACTGCTCTGGATTCCATCCCACATCTGGTACATTTCGATGCACTATGAGGATGATTACAGAACTGCCAATATACCGATGTACCCGCTTGTGGTCGGGATGGAGAAGGCATCGTGGGCCATAGTCGGTGCAACTGCTGTCATGCTCCTTTTAGCATCCAGCCTCTACATACTCTTACCATTGAGCATTTTTTATCTTCTGCTATCTGTCTCAGCGGTATCGTTTTTCCTTTATAAGGCAGTAAAATTTGCCCTCTCACCTGACAGATTCAAGGCAAAGAAGATGTACAAGCTGGCGAGCATGACGCTCGGTCTGGTTTACATCTCGCTACTTCTAGGCGTATTTTTATAAACACGGAGGTTCTTTTTCTTTTGATGTGGAGCATTCTCAAAGCACTGCGTGAAAATCCCGACATTCTTTACGAATCGCAGAAACGGAGGGGTCTGAGCACTGAAATAATAGATACTGCCATAAAACTTGACAGAATGTGGAGAGATAAGCTGAAGCAGGTTAATCAGCTCAGAAAGAAGAGAAATGAGCTGGCAAGAAAGGTTAAGGGGGCAAAAGGTGAGGAGAGAAACAGGATAATTGAGGAGGCAAAAAAAGTTAGCGATGAGGTAAAGAAGGCGGACGAGGAATTAAGGAGGATTGAAAGAGAGCTTGAAGAAGTTTTGCTTTCGATTCCAAACATAATTCATGAAACAGTTCCTGCCGGAAAGGACGATACGGAGAACGTTCCGGTAAAATACTGGGGTAGAGCAAAGGTGTACTTTGAGGACGTTGACAGCTTTGTTGAGATGACATCCGGGATGGCAGAGTATGAAGCCACAGACGTCAAACCGATTGGTCATGCGGATGCAGTGGAAATATTCGGCTGGGCGGATCTTGAAAGGGCTGCAAAGGTAGCTGGATCAAGGTTCTACTACCTTCTTAACGACCTTGTGTGGGTGGACTTTGCCCTCACCATGTATGCTCTGGATTACCTGAAAAAATCCGGGTTCACAATTGTAACCCCACCATACATGATGAGGAGAGAGGCGTACAGTGGTGTGACTGCCTTCAGCGATTTTGAGGAAGTCATATACAAGGTTGCGGACGAAGACCTCTATCTGATAGCTACAAGCGAGCACCCAATTGCTGCGATGCACATGAACGAGGTGATTCCGGAGGATGAACTGCCTTTAATCTATGCAGGGGTTTCGCCGTGCTTCAGAAAAGAGGCCGGGGCGCATGGAAAGGATACAAAGGGGATTTTCAGGGTTCATCAGTTCAACAAGGTGGAGCAGTTCGTCTTTTGTCATCCTGAGGAAAGCTGGGAATGGCACGAGAAGCTGCTCGAGAATGTTGAAAGGCTCTGGCAGGGACTGGGAATTCCTTACAGGATCGTTAACATTTGTACCGGAGACCTGGGAATTGTGGCGGCAAAGAAATATGATCTGGAGGCATGGATGCCAGCGCAGGGGAAATACAGAGAGATGGTTTCGTGCAGCAACTGTACTGACTGGCAGAGCTACAGACTGAATGTGAGATTTGCTGAGGAAAAGGGGAAACCAAGTAAGGGATTCGTCCACACACTTAATTCCACGGCCATAGCCACAACCAGAACTATCACGGCCATAATCGAGAACTTCCAGCTTGAAGATGGCAGGGTTGAGATTCCGAAAGTGCTGAGAAGATATCTTGAGCCCATCGAGACTGCCCCGAAAAAGTACATTCTGCCAAAGTCACAGCTTTAAAAATTTTTCAAACGGTGTAAGGATTTCGCACTCTCCTCTTTTCACGACTATCGTGTCCTCCACTCTAACACCCCCAATGTTGCGGTAGTACAATCCCGGTTCGACCGTTACAACCATTCCCTTTTTCAGCGTAACGCTCACATCACCTATTCTCGGCTCTTCGTGAACTTCAAGTCCAATTCCGTGACCTGTAGTGTGAATGAACCCCTCACCACCGCCAGTTTTATATCCGTAGCTGTTAAGCACATCTTTCACCCTCTCGTGAACATCCTTTGCGTCAACACCATCCCTTATCATCCTTATTGCCTCCTCCTGGGCAATGACGACGGCTGAATACATGTCCTCAAGCTCTTTGTTTTCCCTGACGAAAATGGTTCTGGTGAAATCTGAGTAGTAGAGGTGTTCCATGCTTCTGGGGAAAACGTCAATAACGACATGGTCTTCAATCCTACCGCCACCGGTGTCGTGGGGATCTGCTGACCTTTTTCCGGATGAACAGATCGTGTTCTCCGCCAGGTATCCTGTGGAAAACAGCTTGATCTCAACAGTCCTTCTCAGATCATCACATGTTTCGAAGTTGAAGTTTTCAACCACCTGTCTGAATACATTCAAAATGGCCCTGCTCACGTCTCGAATTTTCTCAATCTCCGAGGAGCTTTTAACCTTTCTGAGCCTGGTGAAGGGGTTTCGTATTACCTCGACTTCAAAGTGCTTCATCATTTCAAACGATATGAAGGTAGGCGTTTCTTCGGGAATCAGGAGCTTTCTGCACCTTCCCTCTTTCAGCACATTGACGACCACTTCCAGATAGGCCTTTCTAGGATCGCCAAACTCCTTAACCCTCTCAGCGTATCCTAAGTCTCCCAGAGATACGATTTCCTTTACCCTGCTCTCTCTTTCAGCTCGTCTTTTCTCCATTTCCGGGACTATGAGGATATCGGAACCATCTATACCGGCTATGTACGTTAGCGCATCATAGGTTTTGAATTTTGTTGCATAGTAGAAATTGGCATTGCTGCTTGATCCGTACATGATCAGGAAGTCTGCTCCCCGATCTTTCAGAACTTCTGCAATCATCTGCTCTTCTTAATCTGGGCAAACTAATAACGTTTTCCAAGGGTGTCGATCGTTCTTGATAATGTAGTATGAATGTGATATTTCAGTATTTCTGTATCTTTGCGAAATATAATAAAAAATTTGTAACCCGTACCCCAACAATTCATCGTTTAAATCCAAAATGTTCATAAACTCATTGCTAGCTCGATGATTAAACTGAGGTGATGCA
This region of Archaeoglobus neptunius genomic DNA includes:
- the serS gene encoding serine--tRNA ligase, whose amino-acid sequence is MMWSILKALRENPDILYESQKRRGLSTEIIDTAIKLDRMWRDKLKQVNQLRKKRNELARKVKGAKGEERNRIIEEAKKVSDEVKKADEELRRIERELEEVLLSIPNIIHETVPAGKDDTENVPVKYWGRAKVYFEDVDSFVEMTSGMAEYEATDVKPIGHADAVEIFGWADLERAAKVAGSRFYYLLNDLVWVDFALTMYALDYLKKSGFTIVTPPYMMRREAYSGVTAFSDFEEVIYKVADEDLYLIATSEHPIAAMHMNEVIPEDELPLIYAGVSPCFRKEAGAHGKDTKGIFRVHQFNKVEQFVFCHPEESWEWHEKLLENVERLWQGLGIPYRIVNICTGDLGIVAAKKYDLEAWMPAQGKYREMVSCSNCTDWQSYRLNVRFAEEKGKPSKGFVHTLNSTAIATTRTITAIIENFQLEDGRVEIPKVLRRYLEPIETAPKKYILPKSQL
- a CDS encoding M24 family metallopeptidase; translation: MIAEVLKDRGADFLIMYGSSSNANFYYATKFKTYDALTYIAGIDGSDILIVPEMEKRRAERESRVKEIVSLGDLGYAERVKEFGDPRKAYLEVVVNVLKEGRCRKLLIPEETPTFISFEMMKHFEVEVIRNPFTRLRKVKSSSEIEKIRDVSRAILNVFRQVVENFNFETCDDLRRTVEIKLFSTGYLAENTICSSGKRSADPHDTGGGRIEDHVVIDVFPRSMEHLYYSDFTRTIFVRENKELEDMYSAVVIAQEEAIRMIRDGVDAKDVHERVKDVLNSYGYKTGGGEGFIHTTGHGIGLEVHEEPRIGDVSVTLKKGMVVTVEPGLYYRNIGGVRVEDTIVVKRGECEILTPFEKFLKL
- the cyoE gene encoding heme o synthase; this encodes MPKAKALIEITKPKQTLLLMVTFIVSYLVGSGVIDFRFAEAFFSMYLAISGTTAINMWLDRDIDALMLRTKNRPLPSGSLSTVECAVYGSFLFALGFAIGLKVSLEFAFIVFMGLFFDIVIYTVLLKRKSPYSIVLGGFAGAMPALGGWVAVQGFTLPGFIIAAIVLLWIPSHIWYISMHYEDDYRTANIPMYPLVVGMEKASWAIVGATAVMLLLASSLYILLPLSIFYLLLSVSAVSFFLYKAVKFALSPDRFKAKKMYKLASMTLGLVYISLLLGVFL